CCGGAGCGGCCGTGGAGGCCCAGAGCGACCCGGGTCCGACGAGGTCGCCCTCGAGGTGCAGCACCATGTCCACGACGAAGGTGGTCTGCTCGCCCGAGCCGCGCACGTCGCGGATCGTGTAGGTCCGCATGTGGCCGCGCTCGGCGGCGGGGCGGTCAAGCCAGGTGGCCAGCCACGTCTCGTCCGCGCCCTCGGTCGAGGTCATCCCACCCGTCTCCGGGTCAGGGAAGACCAGCTTGATGCGCTGGTCGTAGCGCGGGCCGTCGACGCCGAAGTGCGCCAGCTCGGGACCGCCGAGCTCGACGCGGGCGAAGGTCGGGCTGATCCGTTCGACCGAGACCACCTCGACGTCGGCGAGCAGCATGGGGAGCACGGAGGTGGTCACGGTCATCGGGTCTCCTTGACGGGGCTGGCGGGGACGGGCACGGGGGTGTGCCGTCCCACGGGTACGACGAGCGGGGTGTGCGACACCGGGTCGTCGATCACGCGGTTGTCGAGGCCGAACACGGTGCGCACGACCTCTTCGGTGACCACCTCGCGCGGCGTGCCCTCGGCCACGATGCGGCCGTGGAGCAGGGCCACGAGGTGGTCGGCGTAGCGCGCGGACAGGTTGAGGTCGTGAAGCACCATCACGATCGTGGTTCCGCGACGGGCGTTGAGCTCGGCGAGCAGGTCGAGCATCTCGACCTGGTGGGCCACGTCGAGGTAGGTGGTCGGCTCGTCGAGCAGCAGCAGGTCGGTGCCCTGGGCGAGCGCCATCGCGATCCAGACGCGCTGGCGCTGGCCGCCGCTGAGCTCGTCGACCATGCGGTCGGCGAGCTCGAGGGTGTCGGTGAGCACGAGCGCCTCGGCCACCGCCTGCTCGTCCTCGGCGGTCCAGCGACCGAAGGGGCCGTGGTGCGGGTGGCGTCCGCGGCCGACGAGGTCGGCGACC
This sequence is a window from Nocardioides sp. S5. Protein-coding genes within it:
- a CDS encoding ABC transporter ATP-binding protein; this translates as MNTADPTSSARLAASGLTLGYADTDVVRDLDLRVPHGKVTVVVGANACGKSTLLRGLARLLRPRSGAVLLDGEAIHRLPTKQVARTLGLLPQNPITPEGVTVADLVGRGRHPHHGPFGRWTAEDEQAVAEALVLTDTLELADRMVDELSGGQRQRVWIAMALAQGTDLLLLDEPTTYLDVAHQVEMLDLLAELNARRGTTIVMVLHDLNLSARYADHLVALLHGRIVAEGTPREVVTEEVVRTVFGLDNRVIDDPVSHTPLVVPVGRHTPVPVPASPVKETR